A genomic stretch from Chrysiogenia bacterium includes:
- a CDS encoding DUF1207 domain-containing protein, whose product MMRAGTWRIRAWFLLALALAAATPANARAEEPNPKEDEQPVPCPAVPDDEDVPAWNRECWDPESADENVPRPPTPIEEQKGVLGLPSWLISEEPVPKLNIIDPDLEAFPAGNLFYPLLADPTEVRAEGGFGRISRDLSGRPLTIGSLWIGVDWGVLRHTERTRQSGTRDGWQLGLEAMATVLLGYTDPFVGDLINADFLGGVNASYRWGNLSGRLRAYHESTHLGDEFVFITGLTPAQRLNVSYEAIEFQQSIDYKELRLSAGGEFRTRIDPDPLKRWEFSANVEWRSHYRLFVFGRPLVGYNVRFLETHDYRAAQSLVAGLQLGNPRPYQMNFKLLFRMYDGPSPYGQFRITSRDVREYLVTLRWSP is encoded by the coding sequence ATGATGCGGGCGGGCACATGGCGGATTCGCGCGTGGTTCCTTTTGGCGCTTGCCCTCGCGGCGGCAACTCCTGCGAACGCGCGCGCAGAGGAACCCAACCCCAAAGAAGACGAGCAGCCCGTCCCTTGCCCCGCCGTTCCCGACGACGAGGACGTCCCGGCCTGGAACCGCGAGTGCTGGGACCCCGAAAGCGCCGACGAGAATGTTCCGCGCCCGCCCACTCCCATCGAGGAGCAAAAAGGCGTGCTGGGCCTTCCCTCGTGGCTGATCAGCGAAGAACCCGTCCCCAAGCTCAACATCATTGATCCCGATCTCGAAGCCTTCCCGGCGGGCAACCTGTTCTACCCGCTGCTGGCCGACCCGACCGAGGTGCGCGCCGAGGGCGGATTCGGCCGCATTTCACGCGATCTCTCGGGAAGGCCGCTGACCATCGGCAGCCTGTGGATCGGCGTCGACTGGGGCGTGCTGCGGCACACCGAACGGACGCGCCAGAGCGGGACGCGTGATGGCTGGCAACTGGGACTGGAAGCGATGGCCACGGTGCTGCTGGGCTACACCGACCCGTTTGTCGGGGATCTCATCAATGCGGACTTTCTCGGAGGCGTCAATGCCAGCTATCGCTGGGGAAATCTCTCGGGCCGCCTTCGCGCCTACCATGAGAGCACGCACCTGGGAGACGAGTTCGTCTTCATCACCGGGCTCACCCCGGCGCAGCGGCTCAACGTCAGCTACGAGGCAATCGAGTTCCAGCAGTCCATCGATTACAAGGAGCTGCGCCTGAGCGCCGGCGGCGAGTTCCGCACGCGCATCGACCCGGACCCGCTCAAGCGCTGGGAGTTCAGCGCCAACGTCGAGTGGCGCTCCCACTACCGTCTATTCGTCTTTGGAAGGCCGCTTGTGGGCTACAACGTGCGCTTTCTCGAAACACACGACTACCGCGCCGCCCAGTCGCTTGTTGCCGGGCTGCAGCTCGGCAATCCAAGGCCCTACCAGATGAACTTCAAGCTGCTCTTCCGCATGTACGACGGTCCCTCACCCTACGGTCAGTTCCGCATCACCTCCCGCGATGTGCGCGAGTATCTGGTGACGCTGCGATGGTCGCCGTAA
- the guaB gene encoding IMP dehydrogenase has translation MSENNTIREALTFDDVLLQPGSSDVLPADVSLQTELAPGFTLNIPVLSSAMDTVTESAMAIAMAREGGIGVIHKNLPPDVQAGEVRKVKKSENIVIENPVTIRPSQTVAQVRALMAKHGISGLPVTDGAGKVQGILTARDLRFETRQSVKVSEIMTKKVVTAKPDVSAKEALRIMHEYRIEKLLLVGKGGKLAGLMTIRDVLNTQEFPSASKDAVGHLRVAAAIGVGGDRKERAQALVKAGVDMLVIDTAHGHSKMVLDTVKQMRKLFPELLIVAGNVATAAGVRDLIKCGADVVKVGVGPGSICTTRIVAGVGVPQITAIMDCAAAAEEMGGKIIADGGVKFSGDVVKGMAAGAHAIMIGSLLAGTDESPGELILYQGRSFKMYRGMGSLSAMAQGSRDRYGQEKVVEASKLVPEGIEGRVPYKGPVAHSLYQLMGGLRSGMGYVGAKNLSELREKADFVRISAAGLRESHVHDVIVTKEAPNYKLEG, from the coding sequence ATGAGCGAGAATAATACCATCCGCGAGGCGCTGACCTTCGACGACGTGCTCCTGCAGCCCGGCAGCAGCGATGTGCTCCCCGCCGACGTGAGCCTGCAGACCGAGCTGGCGCCCGGCTTCACACTGAACATCCCGGTTCTCTCCTCGGCCATGGACACGGTGACCGAATCGGCCATGGCCATCGCCATGGCCCGCGAGGGCGGGATCGGCGTCATTCATAAAAACCTGCCGCCGGACGTCCAGGCCGGTGAAGTCCGTAAGGTCAAAAAGTCCGAAAACATCGTCATCGAAAATCCCGTGACGATTCGCCCCTCCCAGACGGTGGCGCAGGTGCGTGCCCTGATGGCCAAGCACGGGATCTCCGGCCTGCCGGTGACCGACGGAGCTGGCAAGGTGCAGGGCATCCTCACCGCGCGCGACCTGCGCTTTGAAACGCGCCAGTCTGTGAAGGTCTCCGAGATCATGACCAAGAAGGTCGTGACCGCGAAGCCCGATGTGTCTGCCAAGGAAGCCCTGCGCATCATGCACGAGTACCGCATCGAGAAGCTGCTGCTCGTGGGCAAGGGTGGCAAGCTGGCCGGTCTGATGACCATTCGCGACGTGCTCAACACCCAGGAATTCCCCAGCGCCAGCAAGGACGCCGTGGGTCACCTCCGCGTCGCGGCGGCCATCGGCGTGGGCGGCGATCGCAAGGAACGCGCCCAGGCGCTGGTAAAAGCCGGCGTGGACATGCTGGTGATCGACACCGCGCACGGTCACTCGAAGATGGTGCTCGATACCGTCAAGCAGATGCGCAAGCTGTTTCCCGAGCTGCTCATTGTGGCCGGCAACGTCGCTACCGCTGCCGGCGTGCGCGATCTGATCAAGTGCGGCGCCGACGTGGTGAAGGTCGGCGTGGGCCCGGGCTCCATCTGCACGACCCGCATCGTGGCGGGCGTGGGCGTCCCCCAGATTACCGCGATCATGGACTGCGCCGCTGCCGCCGAAGAGATGGGTGGCAAGATCATTGCCGATGGCGGCGTCAAGTTCTCCGGCGACGTGGTCAAGGGCATGGCCGCCGGCGCTCACGCGATCATGATCGGCTCGCTGCTGGCCGGAACCGATGAGTCGCCCGGTGAGCTCATCCTCTATCAGGGCCGCTCCTTCAAGATGTATCGCGGCATGGGCTCGCTCAGCGCCATGGCCCAGGGATCGCGCGATCGCTACGGACAGGAAAAAGTCGTCGAGGCCAGCAAGCTCGTTCCCGAGGGGATCGAGGGCCGCGTGCCCTACAAGGGGCCGGTCGCCCATTCGCTCTACCAGCTCATGGGCGGGCTTCGCAGCGGCATGGGCTATGTGGGTGCGAAAAATCTCTCCGAGCTGCGCGAGAAGGCCGACTTTGTGCGGATCTCCGCCGCCGGCCTTCGCGAGAGCCACGTGCACGACGTCATCGTCACCAAGGAAGCCCCGAACTACAAACTCGAGGGCTAG
- the guaA gene encoding glutamine-hydrolyzing GMP synthase translates to MHFVPDEKILILDFGSQVTQLIARRVRELEVYCEIHPYSMSIEAIREFAPNGIILSGSPASLGKEGAPLPTEEVYKVGVPVLGICYGLQVTTHLLGGQVEQADHREYGHAMLQIDDSAGLFEGLDSEVQVWMSHGDRISGLPNGFRRIAHTSNSPLAAIANEKNTVFGVQFHPEVVHTPCGKQILSNFVRGVCGLHAEWTMESFVERTVAEIREKVGPEGRAICGLSGGVDSSVAAVLVHKAIGDRLHCIYVDAGIMREGETEQVEKTFREHFHMNLTVVRAGEMFLERLAGESDPEKKRKIIGNTFIDVFDEEARKLGGADYLVQGTLYPDVIESVSVKGPSVTIKTHHNVGGLPEKMKLKLIEPLRELFKDEVRAVGAAMDMPREVLWRQPFPGPGLAIRVLGAVSPERLAVLRKADLIFDEEIRGAGLYDQLWQSFVVLLPVKTVGVMGDERTYEDVCALRAVTSEDAMTADWARLPYELLAKVSSRIINEVRGINRVTYDITSKPPGTIEWE, encoded by the coding sequence ATGCATTTTGTTCCCGATGAGAAGATTCTGATCCTCGATTTCGGCTCGCAGGTGACGCAGCTCATCGCCCGCCGGGTGCGTGAGCTCGAGGTCTATTGCGAGATCCATCCCTACTCGATGTCGATCGAGGCCATTCGGGAGTTTGCTCCCAATGGGATCATTCTCTCGGGTTCGCCCGCATCGCTGGGCAAGGAAGGCGCCCCGCTTCCCACCGAAGAAGTCTACAAGGTCGGTGTTCCGGTGCTGGGTATCTGTTACGGGCTCCAGGTGACGACCCACCTGCTGGGCGGACAGGTCGAGCAGGCCGATCACCGCGAGTACGGGCACGCGATGCTGCAGATCGACGATAGTGCGGGACTCTTTGAGGGCCTCGATTCCGAAGTGCAGGTCTGGATGAGCCATGGCGATCGCATCTCGGGACTGCCCAATGGATTCCGCCGCATTGCCCACACGAGCAACTCGCCCCTGGCGGCCATCGCCAATGAAAAGAACACGGTCTTTGGCGTACAGTTTCACCCCGAAGTCGTGCATACGCCCTGCGGGAAGCAGATCCTCTCCAACTTCGTTCGCGGGGTCTGCGGACTTCACGCCGAGTGGACGATGGAAAGCTTCGTCGAGCGCACCGTCGCCGAGATTCGTGAAAAGGTCGGCCCCGAAGGCCGCGCGATCTGCGGCCTCTCCGGGGGCGTGGATTCCTCGGTGGCCGCGGTGCTCGTTCACAAGGCCATCGGCGACCGCCTCCACTGCATTTACGTGGATGCGGGCATCATGCGTGAGGGGGAGACCGAACAGGTTGAGAAGACCTTCCGCGAGCACTTTCACATGAACCTGACGGTGGTGCGCGCGGGCGAGATGTTTCTCGAGCGCCTTGCCGGCGAGAGCGATCCTGAAAAGAAACGCAAAATCATCGGCAACACCTTCATCGATGTCTTCGACGAAGAGGCCCGCAAGCTCGGCGGCGCCGACTACCTGGTGCAGGGAACGCTCTATCCCGACGTCATCGAATCGGTCTCGGTCAAGGGGCCCTCGGTCACGATCAAGACCCACCACAACGTGGGCGGGCTGCCCGAGAAGATGAAGCTCAAGCTGATCGAGCCGCTGCGCGAGCTCTTCAAGGACGAGGTGCGCGCCGTGGGCGCGGCGATGGACATGCCACGCGAGGTGCTCTGGCGCCAGCCCTTCCCGGGGCCGGGGCTTGCCATCCGCGTGCTCGGCGCGGTGAGCCCCGAGCGGCTCGCGGTGCTTCGAAAGGCGGACCTCATCTTCGACGAAGAGATCCGCGGCGCCGGACTCTACGACCAGCTCTGGCAGAGCTTTGTCGTGCTGCTGCCGGTCAAGACGGTCGGCGTGATGGGCGACGAGCGCACCTACGAAGACGTCTGCGCCCTTCGCGCGGTTACCAGCGAAGACGCCATGACCGCCGACTGGGCGCGGCTGCCGTATGAACTACTCGCGAAGGTTTCCAGCCGCATCATCAACGAAGTGCGCGGAATCAACCGCGTCACCTACGACATCACCTCCAAGCCGCCGGGCACGATCGAGTGGGAGTAG